The genomic DNA GTCAGAGATAACGCAGTgctcaaagatttaaaaaaaaaaaaaaaaagacccagtcAGCCCCAATGCTTAGTGATAACACTAAATATTAAGGTTTTCTCCTTAGCAGATACATCATTTAATTTGGAGAGGGATTTCCTTAGGATTCAACTCAAAGCTTACAGAATTTGTACCAGGGATCAATTGCCCTCCTTTCTAAATGCCCTCTCAACAAAAACACccatattttcattcatttcacCACCACTCAAATCTAGCTTGGCCTAAGTTTTGTCAAGTTACATTCAAGATGGCATAATTAATGAAGTGAGCTCTGGCTCACTAGCTTTGGGCAGAATGCCAGCACAGTGGCTCCATGGAATCGCACCAAGCAGAACATGTCCCTTATTTCTCAGGAACTCTTTTGGGAGACAGTATGCACAAAACGCCCAGATGCTGTGTTCGTGTGGGTAAGAGTACAGGACATCAGCTCAGTGTCTAGTTCTCCCCCAGGTGGACATTCACTCTTGTCCTCTCAGTCACAGCCTCACCTAGGCCACCATATTGCAACCTTAAAAGTACTTCCCATGGAGGAATTCACAAAGTCCCAAGCCCCAAAGTGTTCTGCCTCAGAGAATTTATGCTTCACAGCTCTCCTCTGGAGCTCCCCCCTCCCTGTCCTCAGGGATTTTAACATCTTACAGATTTTAGAGTTCATCAAACCTTCATTCTCATCTAAGCAGCATTCTTAGATGTCAGAACTCTATGGGGAGGTATAGGGAGGGTCTTCATCATCTTGGTTTCATCACTGCTACTAATAGAGAAACTACAATAATAGATGGTCAATTTATGATGGGATAAATGAGACAGACACTGAACAAAGAATGCAATTTATTTCTACATAGTTTGATCTACATTTCTGAATATTACAGAAGCATCCAGGTACATATCTTTGAATTTTATGAATAGACAAACGTGAATAGATGGAAATAATGATGTGACTCatgttttaaagttatttttaacacTACATCCATTTTCTCTGTAACATTTTTTCACAATTCCAAAGAAAGTCCTTATCCCAAAGTCACATTATCTTCTTCTGGAGCCCAAATAAAATTCAAGGATTTTCAAACTGTTACACAACAACAAATGGCTTATTGCTCTTAAGCCTGGTAAACAGCAATGCATTTCTAGCCCATGCTGTTTATAAGTTTGCATTCGTAATCAAAATAAACAGTCCATGAAAATAAACAGTATCTGAAATATACCAATGCCTAACAAAGCAGATATGTAGATAGGTGGGTAGATAAATCCACAGCACTTGCACCACTTAAAACTATGGCAGCATTTATCAAACACAAAGTGGAAAATCTACCTCAGCCTTCTTCACTTAAGGGTAGTAAGTGTTGAACTTCATCTTGGATCGTGCGTTGGCTTTGGCCATAGTGATGGCTCTGACTGCAGCTTTGGCTGCAGCTCTGGCTGCAGCTTTGGCTTGGGCTCTTTCTTGCTCATCTCTCAGGGCTTCTTCATAATGGGCTCTGAAGGCACGAGGGTTGGTACCATTGACCTTGGCCAAAAACTCCAGCACTTTCATCTTGGTGGTTTCAGCATAGGCTCTTGGACCCCACAGGAACTCGTAGGCAGGTGGATCGCTGTCAGGCACCTGGCGGTACTCCAGGTATTTCTCCTGCACCAAATCTTGGGTGATTAGCTTCTTGGGCTCCCCAAAGATGAGATGATTCTGGCCTTCATAGATGCCTAAAATATTCAGGAACTCCCAGATCTCCCTCTCAGAGGCAGCATTGCCATTCAAGAAGATCACACCGAGGAGAGGCATCAGAAGCCCATTTTTAGGAAACCCACAGCCACCACTAGCTCCTTCACCACTGAGCTGTAGCTTGCTAACAATGGTATAGGATTGGCCACTAGACTTGGATTCCTTCAAATCAAGGCCAAACACCATCTCTAGACGCTCGGAGGCTCTCTTGAGCATCTCAGAGAACTGGCCCCTATACTTCTTGGTGATGATCTTCAGCATATCCGCCTTAGTAATGGGCTCCTTCGACTTATATTTATCCAGCAGGAAGTGCATCAACATCCCTACCTTCATACTTAGATCATCATGGGGGATATTCTTAATGGAAGGTGCTGCCATGCTGACGCTCGCACCTTTCTGCTCTTCGCTCACAATACCTTCAGCAGATATTGAGCAGCAAGCAACTGCATCAGCACAGCTGGCAACTGAGGCCTCCTCAGCATTCCCCTGAGCACCGGCAACAGGGGTGCTGGTAGAAGCACCCTCAGACACCGGACAAAGGGAACTGGGAGGCTCTTCTCCTTTTGCTGTGCTGGCTTGAGCATCCTTGGGATCTGAGGCATTACTGCGAGCCTTATTGCGTCTTTCACGGGCACGAAGCTTACTCTTCTGGCCACGAGGCATGATGGCTGTGCAAGGGACAGCAGGCACAAGTGTAAGCTGGACAGTCGGCGATACAGGCACCTGGAAAAGGAAAAACCAAGAGGTGTGAGCACCTTCCTCCACAAGGAGATAGCACCTTGGGTTGTAAGCAACCACTTCTGCAAATTTCTGCAGGGAAACTGCTCTGAGAGCCGACAAAACTTTTGTTCTAGATCAGCCTGTGCCCTGAGACCCATGTGGAAGAAATGACAGGTGAGGAGATTCATCTCGTTATTCATCCCCATCCCCGACTCTCAAGAGCTCTTAAGAGAAGTGAACATGTCCTCATCTAGCCACAGTTATGTGTGGACTCCCAAGGTGGGCAGTCAGATAGAGAGACTCAGTGTCGTGAGCTAAGAGGTGAGTCTCCCAATTAAGCTGAATGGAGTTTCTGTCATTAGACCCCAAACCTATGTCCCTAAGATCACCACTGGAGGAAATTAGAGGGTACTTTAGGCTGTCAGCACTAAACCTGGCTTTTCAGTAGGGTCCCTAAGTCCTAGTTCTGGGCTTCAAACGTGACTCAAGTTGAAACTAAACACTAAGGGCTCAATTTCTTAAGGTGGACTTAGGGACACTGAAGCACTGGCCACCCTCTCTGGCACCCAATTTTGGGGTATCCAAACTTTCAGCTTCACCTCCCATTCAGAGGTTTTAagagataatttatttttaacggggggggggggaagagggataCCTCAGTACTGCTCAGTTATAGCATATggctggtgcctgggattgaacctgcagtctTTGGGGtgtcaggcatgtaagtctgacACTTCTACTTATTAATCTCCCTAGTACCCaacctccccagccctatttccCATTTTAAAATCAGGGAGGGTAGGGGAGCCAggggtggttcacctggttgagtgcacatagtacattgctcaaggacctgggttcaagtaagttctgggtccccatctgtatgggggaagtttcataagtggtgaaggaggaatgcagatgtgtttctctccctctctacattctTGTTACCttacaatttctctttgtcctattaacagaaaaaaattaaaggaaaaaatggctgagtAGTGGTGGATTTGCTatacaggcactgagacccagtgataaccctggtggcaataaataaacaaggaggGGGGAAAGGCAGTGGGGGCTCAAAAGACTAATGCTTTGAGGGATGACAGTGTCCATTCTCATCATGTACAAGATCACTAAAGCTTTTTCCCTTCATACAATGGACTTAAGTATAGAGCTTTCTGCAGCATTGGGTAGAtgggcagttcttttttttttgcctccagggttatcactggggctctgcactatgaatccactgcccctggaggcctttttattttttgcccttgttgcttttattgttattgctgggtaggacaaatattgagaaaggaggggaaaacagagagagggagagataagacacctgcagacctgcttcaccgcttgtgaagtggctggctgcagatggggagttggtccttgggctttgctccatatacacttaacccgctgtattaccacccagcccccaattccttttttttttaattggacagagacagagagaaattgcaaggagagatacctgcagctctacttcactcgtgaagctttccccctgcaggtgagaacttgggacattgctcactgtaatgtgtgcgcttaaccaggtgcgccattgatGGGCAATTCCtaatctctttcttttaaattaataagCCAGTCAATCAACATTTacatagagacagtgaaatcGATAagagcgggagacagacaactgcagcattgcttcaccacttgtggagcttccttcctgcaggtggcagtcagggaattgaaccctggtccttgcattgtAATCTGTGTGCTACTGCTCACCCTCTGATTTATTTTAAGGTTAAGCTTTGTAATTCCTTCCTGTAGTGATCTGAATTTCAATGCCTTAAAGCAAAGCCTTTATCTCCCTTCGTATCTAGAAGAGTTAGGTTCTCTCTTGACAGGGATGGCCAAATCTGAAAGCAGGGGCGCTGCTCGGCATAGATCCTTATTTTGAGGAGTCTGCCTGCTTATTAGCATcaatgctactgcctgccccccccccgggggggttatcactagggctcattgCCGGCATTaccaatccaccgctcctggcagccatttttttgtttttattggaaagaacagaaaaattgagaggggaggataagaatgggagagaaagagaaagacagtcgcagacctgcttcactgcttgtgaagcatcgccCCTGCAGCTGcgaagccggaggcttgaacctggatcctgcacAGTGCCTGCGCAAGGCACAGTTCCTTCCATGGCGCCTGCGCAGTTCCTCGCATGGCGCCTGCGCAGTTCCTCGCATGGCGCCTGCGCAGTTCTTTGCGCGCGTCCCCGCAGTTGCTTGTGCAGCGCCTGCGCAGTTCCTTGCGCGGATCCttagtgcttagtactatgtgcgtttaacccagcgTACCATCGCCTGGACCcgactttacttttatttaagaCCAAGACTTATCCGTCCGCTTAGTAGGATAGTCCCCTTTAActaaaaacactttatttggACTCCTCACAGCCTTTTGGGGTGGTCCTCTCTAACtaaaaacatttttctatttGAACCCTGATccctcaaaagaaaaatgaaaactagacacgacaaaggggggggagggggtcagtcCCAGAGCAACTGCGCTGTTGCCTTCATTGCGAAGCGCCCTCACTAGATCTGAGTCCCACTTTTTTAGTTGTTAAAATCAACGGTAGCCCCTTCGACACGAGACTGTGGCCCATTAGGcccactccctctcccctgtGAGGGCAAGAAACGAAAAAAGCCTTTTCAGTCGtctacacccctccccccacgccCCACGCTCTCCCTGCGGGACTGCGGGTCCACCTTCACTATGGGAAGGAGATGGTCCCTTCCACACCCAGACCCTCACCGTGATTCCAACACAGATCTGGTAGGACACTCTTACCCCCCAAAAACGCCACTTCCAAGCTCCAAGCTCCAAGATCCAACCGTCCTCGTCAGCTGCCGCCCGAAAAGAGGGAGTAGACCGGAAGTCCGGAAGTCACATCCGGTCACGTTTGGGGCGTGGTCTCCCAGAGTAGATGGCAAGGATATGTTGGAGCGAGGGAAATTATGGTGGAACGTTTCTGCCCACATCTGCCGACATCTGCCCATATCTACCTCTACTCTCCTAGAGCTGACATGGGAATGCACTGGGTGGAGTTGTTGCTTGGAGATGATGGTCCTGGGTCTGCATTTGGGGTCCTGACCCTGGTGCCTCTCAGAATATAGGGCCCCTCCTCCACTGCAGACAGCCACAAACACATCCCCCGCCATTTTGAACCCCTAGTTGGAAGGCAGGGCTCTCCGCTCGTGCCTAGGTCTGGATCCATGCCTGGGCATGGATCTGTGGACCCGCCCTCTTGGGGGGAGACCCTCTCTTAGAACCCTACTGTACTGAAGCAGAAAGTGCTCGCTCCCTTTGCAGAGTTGGAGCTGTACACTGCATGATGTTCTTAGGCAAGCGCCAACTTACACAGGCAGAAAGGGAAAGGTTTTATAGTGGTAGCGCTTCTGAGTCTGCTGTACAAAGAATAGTGCATGTCTCTCATTACCCTTCCTCCCCCACTTCTTTTGGAGAGTCCCCTTGTCACAGTCATGGTATTCATAGGGATTCTTGTTAAGGTCCAGCTCTGTTAAAACCTAGGCAGCCTCCACTGGACAGAGGTCCTCCTCTTGCTGAAACTTCCCCGGGCTTGAGGGCTGATGCTGGACTGCCGTTTTCGCCCAGGGCTTCCTAGGCTTTCCTGGTTTCCATACTGCGGGTGTTATACTTAGTACATGTTATTTCTATGGATATGATTATTTCCATCCCCAGAGGCCACCACCGATCGTGATGGATTTAATAAATtactttggggggccaggtggtggcgcacctggttgagcgcatatgttacaatgcgcaaggacctgatttagagcccctggtccccacctgcagggcgaaagctttgcgagtggtgaagcaggactgcaggtgtctctctgtctctctccctctctatcaatctcttccctcttgatttctggctgtctctatccaataaatatagtaaaaaataaaaaaataaattactttgggcagaagggcacacattacattatgggaggacctgggttcaagtaccccaTCCTCGTCTGcaaggggaagattcatgagcagtgaagcagcactcaTGATGACACAGACTTTACAGTggagtaattttctttttcctgaaaaTCCATATTCCACTCTTACACTATCTTGTTCTGAATGGCAGGAAATCATTCCAAGCTTTCAATTTGTGTTTCATATTgtcaatatttttactttttttactaTGATAAACTCCACTAGGTGTATAATCCTAGTCATTCAAAAGTTTAGGAATAGCATTTAAAAGTAGAAGAGATAAATCTCCAGTGTACATGTATTGTTTTGGAGTACAAATACAAATACATCAGCCCTATCTTGGTCTTTTTGCAGTTGGAAGATTGATTTCTTTAACCACAAAGTGAGGACTCTGCATTAGACTTCATTATGGGATGGAGGAACTTCAGACTAAGCGCTGCGCACAGGCTACCTGCGCATGCACATAGGCTCATGCAGAGGCGCATGCGCACACACTGGCTCGTGCATAAGCACATGCGCACATACAGGATCGTGCACAGCACATACAGGAGCATGCGCACACACAGGCTCGTGCGCACATGTGCACGAACTTCGGGCCAAGCCCCTAGCtcagatatacacacacagacgTGGCTGTAACCCTAGCTCAGTTTTTGTCgtcctcctctctcctcattGACCTTAGCCCTAAACTCACATAttggtatacacacatatatacttttGTTCTCCCTGAGCACACCTGGCTTGAgttaatgtatgtgtgtgtatatatatatatatatatatatttctttttcagccacttagAACTGCACCATTTTTGCTGTCACGGCTTTTGCGCATGCGAGCTGGGGCGAGGGGGGGCTTGGAGGGTGAACGGGTCTTTGCACCTGCGCATTTAACTGTTTTGGTGGGTTTTCTTTCCAGACTGGAGGTGATGGAAAGAGTGACTGCAGTCCTGCTCCTCCTCTGCTGGAGCGCGCCCCTTTGCCCGGGGCTTGCCTGTAGTGACATTTACGTATATTGTTTGCTTGTGATGGGCGGGGGGCCTCGTGCACACTGAAGTGCGTGCTCTTCTAGActccatgtttttatttttccccaatctattcttttttctttttctctttctctctctttctttacttttctttcttttttttctttctttcttttttttttttgcattttcataTTGGTGAGACTGTAGTTTCTGATGCATTTGTCTCTCTTGTGCTTGTTTTtgcacactgctcagttctggctcatggttaAGCTAAGGAATTcagatacatttctttttttttttttttttgtcactggggtGTCAGTACTCCCGACTACTTTTCCTGAGAGAAaagaggtgggggtggagagacagagccagagagagggagagggagagggagagggagagggagagggagagggagagggagagggagagggagagagagagagagagagagagagagaaagaaggaggaagaggagaggagagaccgcAACCCCGAGGCTTTCTCcaatgctgtgggggccaggctggaacctgggttgcacacatggcaaagcaggcacacaagCACCATTCTCTAGGTGAATTTGTTGAGCCTGAGGTACATTTCTTAAACAGTGTAATTACTGTGTCAAAGATAAACAAATATTTCTCTTTGttatatattttcaaattctGTAAAGTGATGTTTTGAGACTccccccattcattggggaaactgaggatccttcctagccgactgaatccacatggatcccagtcactttcagagccatttaactggctacgaaagaagggcaaacgctagaagaagtggtaAATGATACTGGGATCAAATAATCGGAATTAAATATTGGAAGTGTAATTAAGTAATGTTCCTAGATAATGCAACAGACCGAGCTAGCTATGCCagatttaaatatttatgttacATTTGCTGCTGAAAAGCCCTTTGaaagttttctttcatttcctatACTCTCGACTAATTCATGTGTTAAAATCCATACATTTGCAATAGTAGAGAAAGCAGCGAAATcaatactccaactccagttTATTTTGAGGGAAGCATAACAATACTCATCATGTTTGTAAGTAGAAAGTAAAACTCAGTTACAAACATAACCACAGTAGTACAGACTCGCCATAGTGGCAGGTTTCTAGACTGGTTCCTCACTTTCCACGTCCTTGGTGTGCACACATCTTTTCCTAGTTAGTTAATCAAACTTGTCATCTAGGTGCTGTGGCCAAGAGATTCTGCAGGTCTGATTATTACAGTCTGAAATCAGTTGGGCTGAATTTAGGATGATTCCCGTCCAGGAGTTCGAGCTAGTCAGGCAAGCTGAACCCACCCTTGTGAGAAATACACGAGAGTGGGAGGGGCTCCACCACCAACtttgtttttaaaacttcttaatttttattgccaccgggattgtcgctggggcttggtgccggcactatgaattcaccactctcggcagctattcccccccccctttattttgatttatgattgttttttatttgataggacttagagaaattgaggggataggagataagagagagacccctgcagacctgcttcattgctggtgaagcttcccaccttccgcgggtgggggtgggggtaggggagcaATGGGGCTGAGCttgggtgcttgcacatggtaacttatgtgctcagtcaggtgagaCACCGCCCcaaataaagaagtttaaaaaaaagaaaagaaaaacaaagttagTGGTGGAGCCCCTCCCACTCTCACTGGGGTGGCCTCAGCGTGCCTGATAAGCTCCAACTCTGGGAGGTGAATCATCCTTTGTTCAGAACTGACTTCACACCATGATAATCAGACTTGCTGAATCTCTTGGCTGCAGTGGGCAGCAAAGCAAGGACCTGAGAGTGTCCTGCGAATGACTCCCAGCCAACATTTTGCAAGGGCCGCCTGAGCGCTTCAACTTCATGTGCAGTAGCTGAATTCTGCTGAAAGCCTGTGGCCCCAAGTTTCAGCTGCAAACATATCTATTTGATACTTTCGTTGTAGCTTGGTGAGGTTTCTGAACTAGAAAAATCCAGCTCCTCGCTactagaaattctttttttttaaatttattttttatttaagaaaggataaattaacaaaaccatagggtaggaggggtacaactccacacaattcccaccacccaatctccatatcccgccccctcccctgatagctttcccattctctatccctctgggagcatggacccagggtcgttgtgggctgcagaaggtggaaggtctggcttctgtaattgcttccccgctgaacatgtgctACTGGAAATTCTGATCTACAGAGCTCTGAGATGGTAAGTGTCTGTTGTTTACAGCTATTACTTTTGTGGTGGTTTGTTATAAGAtaatccctttttttgttgttgttgcttccaggACTATCGTTATttgttgccagcactacagatccaccattcctgatggccattttccttctttctctcaaaaaaatttttttttgcctccagggttattgctggggctcgctgcctgcgctatgaatccactgctcctggaggctatccccgcCCCCCCTTTAGCTGCCCTGGCTATTTATCATtgttactatcattgttgttggataggacagagagaagtccagagaggagggaaagataaaagagaagagaaagataagacacctgcagacctgtttcaccgcttgtgaagtgaccccccccttcaggtagggagccgggggctcgaaccgggattcttgaaccggtctttgtgcttcgtgccatgtgcgcttaacccgctgcgctacggctgggcctcctctttctttcttcctccctcccttcctccctctcttcttcccttcctccctcctttccttcctttttttttttttttctattttattagataggacagagagaaattgagaggggaggggagacagagagggagagagaaatagacaccagccctgctgacctgcttcaccactcattaagtgtGCCCACTGcaggctcaaaccccggtccttgcacatgtgtgcttaatccggtgtGCTGCTAATCTGGTATACACACTAATTAGCGGATTCCAAATACACAACACAGTACTGCCAgctgtataatcattatgttgtacaTGTCCACCGTATCCTGGAGGTTTGTTCCCTTTGATCACCTCCATCCATTTGTTCACCCTCCCACACAACCCCCTCTGGCCTCCACCAGTCCTATCTCTGACTGCGGTTTGTTGGTTGTCATTACGGTGGCCTTGGCTCACAACATTCTAAGTGGCAGGAGTACAGATTCACATAGCAGCAGCCCCTGTGTGTACAGCACTGCGCTCGCCATCGCAGTTCGTGTTACTGTCCACCATCATGCAGCCACGCCATTCTACCTGTGCCACCCACCCCTCTGCTTTTCCTCTGCTAAGcaccatattattattattaaactcCAAGAGTTTGTTTTGTTAGGTTtgctcctttgttgttgttttgtattctacatatgagtgaagccatataGTATTTGTCTGCTTCTAACTTTTTTGCACTTAGCAAATCTTCCTCAAGTTCTTCCATGTTATTACAAATATTAAGatgtcatcttttaaaaaatcactacttCTTAGTCCTCAGACTTGGATTTCAATTATTGCTGCAGAGAAGTGAtggttaaaataatattttggaGTTTATTGAAagagtttttttgtttaaatacaTTTTAGATTAGGACATAACATGTAAAGATATTGTTATAGGACAATACATTATATTTTCTCAATTTTTGCAGAATAATTTTTATTGAGTACTAGCTGACATTTCAAAAGACGTTCTATAATAATTGTTTCCTGGTTACATAAAAACTCCCATTTTAGTTTAGAAAATGTAATGTTATTACATTTCAGACTGATATGTATTTTCATAATCTTGTGTTTTGGTAAAATGCTGATATCACCTCATAAATTCTCAAAAGCAAACTAATATATGAGAAAAGAACAATTAGCACTAGTCATTGTAAATACTGAAAGAAGGTCTAATTCTGTGAAAGATTGAAAAGACAGTGATGCTTGGCATACAAGAGTTGAGGAAGGAAGGACTTTAGCCAAGGTTAAAATGGTATTTGTTTACTgcctattccccctttttttccctccagggttattgctgggctaggggtctgcaccatgaatccaccgctcctggaggccatttcccccccccccttttgttgcccttgttgtagcctcgttgtggttattattattgccattgttgatgttgttcgttgttggataggacagagagaaatggagagaggaggggaagacagagaggggagagaaagatagacacctgcagacctgcttcaccgcctgtgaagcgactcccctgcaggtggggagctgggggctcgaaccgggatccttacgccggtccctgcgctttgcgccacgtgcgcttaacccactgcgccaccgcccgaccccctactgcCTATTTCTATGTCAAAACATAATTTCCCCCCTCAGATTTTTAACATTGCTGGTAAGAAT from Erinaceus europaeus chromosome X, mEriEur2.1, whole genome shotgun sequence includes the following:
- the MAGEB1 gene encoding melanoma-associated antigen B1 — translated: MPRGQKSKLRARERRNKARSNASDPKDAQASTAKGEEPPSSLCPVSEGASTSTPVAGAQGNAEEASVASCADAVACCSISAEGIVSEEQKGASVSMAAPSIKNIPHDDLSMKVGMLMHFLLDKYKSKEPITKADMLKIITKKYRGQFSEMLKRASERLEMVFGLDLKESKSSGQSYTIVSKLQLSGEGASGGCGFPKNGLLMPLLGVIFLNGNAASEREIWEFLNILGIYEGQNHLIFGEPKKLITQDLVQEKYLEYRQVPDSDPPAYEFLWGPRAYAETTKMKVLEFLAKVNGTNPRAFRAHYEEALRDEQERAQAKAAARAAAKAAVRAITMAKANARSKMKFNTYYP